In a genomic window of Xylophilus rhododendri:
- a CDS encoding EAL domain-containing protein has protein sequence MQAHKQRIFVGAWIAGVLAVVVPLALSLYLSHRWGDERVTAELRQLDTDLLRRVRASREQSQAIFEALKAEPGGPACGPAQLARMRVLAAKASYLQAVGRIEDEVLTCSTLGLETAIRLGIPSRVDADGTAWWNTVEFPQIPGAKFNVAEREGYAAIASPDLVIDILKPDSVISLAQISTRDHEIIRSRGTILPEWFARFEGEPILFEDDEYLVAIQPSNTGNSAAIAAMKQSDVSQRILQLGLRLVPLYLLGGLLLAGAIYALARQRLSFKADLRYALEHKQFYMVYQPVMELATGRCVGAEALIRWNQSDGQMVSPLVFIPAAEEHGLIQQVTLQVMEMVARDAADLIRDYPETHIAINFSAEDLHSPETEARLQTLLKDAGAASSNILIEATERGLMTPEKAKAVLISVRSSGFKVAIDDFGTGNSSLSYLATYDLDFLKIDKMFVDALGSDAPTARVAFHIIEIARSLGLQMIAEGVETQAQCDILTGAGVQYAQGWLFGKPMPMRSLVEFIGQRHRLADVPPEHVPATTA, from the coding sequence ATGCAGGCGCACAAACAGCGGATCTTCGTAGGCGCCTGGATCGCCGGTGTGCTGGCGGTCGTCGTGCCGCTGGCCTTGTCGCTGTATCTGTCGCACCGCTGGGGCGATGAACGGGTCACGGCCGAGCTGCGCCAGCTCGATACCGACCTGCTGCGCCGGGTGCGGGCCTCGCGGGAGCAGTCGCAGGCCATCTTCGAGGCGCTCAAGGCCGAGCCGGGCGGCCCCGCCTGCGGGCCTGCGCAGCTGGCGCGCATGCGGGTGCTGGCGGCCAAGGCCAGTTACCTGCAGGCGGTCGGCCGTATCGAAGACGAGGTGCTGACCTGCTCGACGCTGGGGCTGGAGACGGCCATCCGGCTGGGCATCCCCAGCCGCGTCGATGCCGATGGCACGGCCTGGTGGAACACGGTGGAGTTCCCGCAGATCCCCGGCGCGAAATTCAACGTCGCCGAGCGCGAGGGCTATGCCGCCATCGCCTCGCCCGACCTGGTGATCGACATCCTCAAGCCGGACTCGGTCATTTCGCTGGCCCAGATCAGCACCCGCGACCACGAGATCATCCGCTCGCGCGGCACCATCCTGCCCGAATGGTTCGCCCGCTTCGAGGGCGAACCCATCCTGTTCGAGGACGACGAATACCTGGTCGCCATCCAGCCCTCCAACACCGGCAACAGCGCGGCCATCGCCGCCATGAAGCAGAGCGATGTCAGCCAGCGCATCCTGCAGCTCGGCCTGCGCCTGGTGCCGCTGTACCTGCTCGGCGGGCTGCTGCTGGCCGGCGCCATCTATGCCCTGGCGCGGCAGCGGCTGTCCTTCAAGGCCGACCTGCGTTATGCGCTGGAGCACAAGCAGTTCTACATGGTCTACCAGCCGGTGATGGAGCTGGCCACCGGCCGCTGCGTGGGCGCCGAGGCGCTGATCCGCTGGAATCAGAGCGACGGCCAGATGGTGAGCCCGCTGGTGTTCATTCCGGCGGCCGAGGAGCATGGCCTGATCCAGCAGGTCACGCTGCAGGTGATGGAGATGGTGGCGCGCGACGCGGCCGACCTGATCCGCGACTATCCCGAGACCCACATCGCCATCAACTTCTCGGCCGAGGACCTGCACTCGCCCGAGACCGAGGCCCGGCTGCAGACCCTGCTCAAGGACGCCGGCGCCGCATCCAGCAACATCCTGATCGAGGCCACCGAACGCGGGCTGATGACGCCGGAGAAGGCCAAGGCGGTGCTGATCTCGGTGCGATCCAGCGGCTTCAAGGTGGCGATCGACGACTTCGGCACCGGCAATTCCAGCCTGTCCTATCTGGCGACCTACGACCTGGACTTCCTGAAGATCGACAAGATGTTCGTCGATGCGCTCGGCTCCGACGCGCCGACCGCGCGGGTGGCCTTCCACATCATCGAGATCGCCCGCTCGCTGGGCCTGCAGATGATCGCCGAGGGCGTGGAGACGCAGGCCCAGTGCGACATCCTGACCGGCGCGGGTGTGCAGTACGCCCAGGGCTGGCTGTTCGGCAAGCCGATGCCGATGCGCAGCCTGGTCGAGTTCATCGGCCAGCGCCATCGGCTGGCGGACGTGCCGCCCGAGCATGTGCCCGCCACGACCGCCTGA
- a CDS encoding PDC sensor domain-containing protein encodes MTAPSPPPPPSADSGTDLDALDGGLARSTASQRAAGGLRGNAVRATQLLIAFVCLALICLNGWLVSVARGYETAQISQANGNLARSVAQQVDSALSDVEHVLDDTVFDLESAELSPQALERLQPTLVNKVARVEQLQGLYVFGADGRWLVTSEALSNEGRNNADRDYFIHHRDDPAPPAGWARRSRAAPRANG; translated from the coding sequence ATGACAGCGCCCTCCCCACCACCGCCGCCGTCCGCCGACTCCGGCACCGACCTCGACGCGCTGGACGGCGGCCTGGCCCGCAGCACCGCCTCCCAGCGGGCGGCCGGCGGCCTGCGCGGCAATGCGGTGCGCGCCACCCAGCTGCTGATCGCCTTCGTCTGCCTGGCGCTGATCTGCCTCAACGGCTGGCTGGTCTCGGTGGCGCGTGGTTACGAGACGGCGCAGATCTCCCAGGCCAACGGCAACCTCGCCCGTTCGGTGGCCCAGCAGGTCGATTCGGCGCTCTCCGATGTCGAGCATGTGCTGGACGACACCGTGTTCGACCTGGAAAGCGCGGAGTTGTCGCCCCAGGCCCTGGAGCGGCTGCAGCCGACCCTGGTCAACAAGGTCGCCCGGGTGGAGCAGCTGCAGGGCCTCTATGTCTTCGGCGCCGACGGCCGCTGGCTGGTGACCTCCGAGGCCCTGTCCAACGAGGGCCGCAACAATGCCGACCGGGACTATTTCATCCACCACCGCGACGACCCAGCACCGCCAGCCGGCTGGGCACGCCGGTCGCGAGCCGCTCCTCGGGCGAATGGGTGA
- a CDS encoding diguanylate cyclase, producing MIPLSRRLNDANGQFAGVALATLHLKYFQQLLAQFHIGQEGAIALVLTDRLMLRIPHVQADIGRQMPASPLMEQAARQASGSLEQLSPFDQTVRMINFDHARNYPVLVAVATGKDEALGEWRRGALILTAVMLSLCAVIAVAGHFLIRSMQLRARAEAGLRQARDALGTANEKLAHMARDDGLTGIPNRRYFDMRLEKVFAQCQRIQRPLAIVMIDVDHFKQFNDLYGHPAGDECLKRIATALRSSIRRPEDLVARYGGEEMVLLLPETGAAGALCVAETARNAVADLRIVHAGSDAGQVTVSLGVAAWTPQPEDLPLEMLNAADAALYQAKAAGRNRIQLHGS from the coding sequence GTGATTCCGCTCTCGCGCCGGCTCAACGACGCGAACGGGCAATTCGCCGGCGTGGCCCTGGCGACGCTGCACCTGAAGTATTTCCAGCAACTGCTGGCCCAGTTCCATATCGGCCAGGAAGGCGCCATCGCCCTGGTGCTGACCGACCGGCTGATGCTGCGCATCCCCCATGTCCAGGCCGACATCGGCCGCCAGATGCCGGCCTCGCCGCTCATGGAACAGGCCGCGCGCCAGGCTTCCGGCTCGCTCGAACAGCTCTCGCCCTTCGACCAGACCGTGCGCATGATCAATTTCGACCACGCGCGCAACTACCCGGTGCTCGTCGCCGTGGCCACCGGCAAGGACGAAGCGCTGGGCGAATGGCGCCGGGGCGCGCTGATCCTGACGGCGGTCATGCTGTCGCTGTGCGCCGTCATCGCCGTGGCCGGCCATTTCCTGATCCGCTCCATGCAGTTGCGCGCCAGGGCCGAAGCCGGACTGCGCCAGGCCCGGGACGCACTCGGCACCGCCAACGAAAAACTGGCCCACATGGCGCGCGACGACGGCCTGACCGGCATACCGAACCGGCGCTATTTCGACATGCGGCTGGAAAAGGTCTTCGCCCAATGCCAGCGCATCCAGCGGCCGCTGGCCATCGTCATGATCGACGTGGACCACTTCAAGCAATTCAACGACCTGTACGGCCACCCCGCCGGCGACGAATGCCTCAAGCGCATCGCCACGGCATTGCGTTCCTCGATACGGCGCCCGGAAGACCTGGTGGCCCGCTACGGCGGCGAGGAGATGGTGCTGCTGCTGCCCGAGACCGGCGCGGCGGGCGCGCTCTGCGTGGCAGAGACCGCCCGCAACGCCGTGGCGGACCTGCGCATCGTCCACGCCGGCAGCGACGCGGGGCAGGTGACGGTCAGCCTGGGCGTGGCCGCCTGGACGCCGCAACCCGAGGATCTGCCGCTGGAGATGCTCAATGCCGCGGATGCCGCCCTCTACCAGGCAAAGGCGGCCGGCCGCAACCGGATCCAGTTGCACGGCAGCTGA
- a CDS encoding co-chaperone GroES, with amino-acid sequence MKNLRPLHDRVIVKRLEQETKTASGLIIPDNAAEKPDQGEVLAVGPGKKNDKGELSAPGVKVGDRVLFGKYSGQTVKVNGDELLVMKEEDLFAVVEG; translated from the coding sequence ATGAAGAACCTTCGCCCTCTGCACGATCGCGTGATCGTCAAGCGCCTCGAACAAGAAACCAAGACCGCCTCCGGTCTGATCATCCCCGACAACGCTGCAGAGAAGCCGGACCAGGGCGAAGTCCTGGCCGTCGGCCCGGGCAAGAAGAACGACAAGGGCGAGCTGTCGGCTCCCGGCGTCAAGGTCGGCGACCGTGTCCTGTTCGGCAAGTACTCGGGCCAGACCGTCAAGGTCAACGGCGACGAGCTGCTGGTCATGAAGGAAGAAGACCTGTTCGCGGTCGTCGAAGGCTGA
- the groL gene encoding chaperonin GroEL (60 kDa chaperone family; promotes refolding of misfolded polypeptides especially under stressful conditions; forms two stacked rings of heptamers to form a barrel-shaped 14mer; ends can be capped by GroES; misfolded proteins enter the barrel where they are refolded when GroES binds), producing MAAKDVVFGGDARARMVEGVNILANAVKVTLGPKGRNVVLERSFGAPTVTKDGVSVAKEIELKDKLQNMGAQLVKEVASKTSDNAGDGTTTATVLAQAIVREGSKYVAAGLNPMDLKRGIDKAVTALVAQLKAASKATTTSKEIAQVGAISANSDESIGKIIADAMDKVGKEGVITVEDGKSLDNELDVVEGMQFDRGYLSPYFINNPEKQAALLDNPFVLLFDKKISNIRDLLPVLEQVAKAGRPLLIIAEEVEGEALATLVVNTIRGILKVVAVKAPGFGDRRKAMLEDIAILTGGKVIAEEVGLTLEKVTLADLGSAQRIEVGKENTTIIDGAGVAADIEARVKQIRIQIEEATSDYDREKLQERVAKLAGGVAVIKVGAATEVEMKEKKARVEDALHATRAAVEEGIVAGGGVALLRAKQAAGEIKGDNADQDAGIKLILKAIEAPLREIVYNAGGEPSVVVNAVLQGKGNYGFNAANDTYGDMIEMGILDPTKVTRTALQNAASVASLLLTTEAMVAEAPKDEAGAGGMPGGGMGGMGGMGDMGM from the coding sequence ATGGCAGCAAAAGACGTAGTCTTCGGCGGCGACGCCCGCGCACGCATGGTCGAAGGCGTGAACATCCTGGCCAACGCGGTCAAGGTCACGCTCGGCCCCAAGGGTCGCAACGTGGTGCTGGAGCGCTCCTTCGGCGCCCCCACCGTGACCAAGGACGGTGTGTCCGTGGCCAAGGAAATCGAACTCAAGGACAAGCTGCAGAACATGGGCGCCCAGCTCGTGAAGGAAGTGGCCTCCAAGACCAGCGACAACGCTGGTGACGGCACCACCACCGCCACGGTCCTGGCACAAGCCATCGTGCGCGAAGGCAGCAAGTACGTTGCCGCCGGCCTGAACCCGATGGACCTGAAGCGCGGCATCGACAAGGCGGTCACCGCCCTGGTCGCCCAGCTCAAGGCTGCCTCCAAGGCCACCACCACCTCCAAGGAAATCGCCCAGGTTGGCGCCATCTCGGCCAACTCCGACGAATCCATCGGCAAGATCATCGCCGACGCGATGGACAAGGTCGGCAAGGAAGGCGTGATCACCGTCGAAGACGGCAAGTCCCTGGACAACGAACTCGACGTCGTCGAAGGCATGCAGTTCGACCGCGGCTACCTGTCGCCCTACTTCATCAACAACCCCGAGAAGCAAGCCGCGCTGCTGGACAACCCGTTCGTCCTGCTGTTCGACAAGAAGATCAGCAACATCCGCGATCTGCTGCCGGTGCTGGAACAGGTCGCCAAGGCTGGCCGTCCGCTGCTGATCATCGCTGAAGAAGTCGAAGGCGAAGCCCTGGCGACGCTGGTGGTCAACACCATCCGCGGCATCCTGAAGGTCGTGGCTGTCAAGGCTCCTGGCTTCGGCGACCGCCGCAAGGCCATGCTGGAAGACATCGCCATCCTGACGGGCGGCAAGGTCATCGCCGAAGAAGTCGGCCTGACCCTGGAAAAGGTCACCCTGGCCGACCTGGGCTCGGCCCAGCGCATCGAAGTGGGCAAGGAAAACACCACCATCATCGATGGCGCCGGTGTTGCCGCCGACATCGAAGCCCGCGTCAAGCAGATCCGCATCCAGATCGAGGAAGCGACCAGCGACTACGACCGTGAAAAGCTGCAAGAGCGCGTGGCCAAGCTGGCCGGCGGTGTTGCCGTGATCAAGGTCGGCGCTGCCACCGAAGTCGAAATGAAGGAAAAGAAGGCCCGTGTCGAAGACGCCCTGCACGCAACCCGCGCAGCCGTCGAAGAAGGCATCGTGGCTGGCGGCGGCGTGGCTCTGCTGCGTGCCAAGCAGGCTGCTGGCGAGATCAAGGGCGACAACGCCGACCAGGACGCCGGCATCAAGCTGATCCTGAAGGCCATCGAAGCGCCCCTGCGCGAGATCGTCTACAACGCCGGCGGCGAGCCGAGCGTGGTGGTCAATGCCGTGCTGCAAGGCAAGGGCAACTACGGCTTCAACGCCGCCAACGACACCTATGGCGACATGATCGAAATGGGCATCCTGGACCCGACCAAGGTGACGCGTACTGCCCTGCAGAACGCAGCATCGGTCGCTTCGCTGCTGCTGACGACCGAAGCCATGGTCGCCGAAGCACCGAAGGACGAAGCTGGCGCCGGCGGCATGCCTGGCGGCGGCATGGGTGGCATGGGTGGCATGGGCGACATGGGAATGTAA
- the pgi gene encoding glucose-6-phosphate isomerase, whose protein sequence is MSLVRCDQTDAWKNLRTHFDGSARDFDARHAFIADPARFDTLSQEAPHLFADLSKNRIDAEAETLLLQLARECGLEARRDAMLAGEAINSTEGRAVQHTRLREPGTDDSEVASVRQAMLAYAEQVRGDLHITDIVNIGIGGSDLGPQMAVLALEEFRAPAKRLHFVSNVDGHELAGVLAGLKAENTLFLVSSKTFTTIETMTNAQSAKAWFEAAGGRDIARHFAALTTNVEAAAEFGITTTFGFWDWVGGRYSMWSSIGLSLAIAIGAKAFEDLLAGANAMDAHFRTAPLERNLPVRLGLLDIWYRNFHGFTSRCVAPYAQALRRLPAYLQQLEMESNGKRVDLNGEPVPFSTSPVVWGEPGTNGQHAFFQMLHQGTDVVPLEFIAIRDAAHDLPGHHPKLLANALAQAQALLQGKQDEGGHKHFPGNRPSTFFVLEKLTPASLGALIALYEHRVFVSGAIWGINSFDQWGVELGKVLARDIEPRLETGDTTALDPSTAGLLARLRQPS, encoded by the coding sequence ATGAGTCTTGTGCGCTGCGACCAAACCGATGCCTGGAAAAACCTGCGGACCCATTTCGATGGAAGCGCCCGCGATTTCGATGCCCGCCACGCCTTCATCGCCGACCCGGCGCGCTTCGACACGCTGAGCCAGGAGGCGCCTCACCTCTTCGCCGACCTGTCGAAGAACCGCATCGACGCCGAAGCCGAGACCCTGCTGCTGCAGCTGGCGCGGGAATGCGGCCTGGAGGCGCGACGCGACGCCATGCTGGCCGGCGAAGCCATCAACAGCACCGAGGGCCGCGCGGTGCAGCACACCCGCCTGCGCGAGCCGGGCACCGACGACAGCGAAGTCGCATCCGTGCGGCAAGCCATGCTGGCCTACGCCGAGCAGGTGCGCGGCGACCTGCACATCACCGACATCGTCAATATCGGCATCGGCGGCTCCGACCTGGGCCCGCAGATGGCGGTGCTGGCGCTGGAGGAATTCCGCGCGCCGGCCAAGCGCCTGCACTTCGTCTCCAACGTCGACGGCCATGAACTGGCCGGCGTGCTGGCCGGCCTGAAGGCGGAGAACACCCTGTTCCTGGTCTCGTCCAAGACCTTCACCACCATCGAGACCATGACCAACGCGCAGAGCGCCAAGGCCTGGTTCGAGGCGGCCGGCGGACGCGACATCGCCCGCCATTTCGCCGCCCTCACCACCAACGTGGAGGCCGCGGCCGAGTTCGGCATCACCACCACCTTCGGTTTCTGGGACTGGGTGGGCGGCCGTTATTCGATGTGGTCGTCCATCGGCCTGAGCCTGGCGATCGCCATCGGCGCCAAGGCCTTCGAGGACCTGCTGGCCGGCGCGAACGCGATGGACGCGCATTTCCGCACGGCCCCCCTGGAGCGCAACCTGCCGGTGCGCCTGGGCCTGCTGGACATCTGGTACCGCAACTTCCACGGCTTCACCAGCCGCTGCGTCGCCCCCTACGCCCAGGCCCTGCGCCGCCTGCCCGCCTACCTGCAGCAACTGGAGATGGAGAGCAACGGCAAGCGCGTGGACCTGAACGGCGAGCCGGTCCCCTTCTCCACATCGCCAGTCGTCTGGGGCGAGCCCGGCACCAACGGCCAGCACGCCTTCTTCCAGATGCTGCACCAGGGCACCGACGTGGTCCCCCTGGAATTCATCGCCATCCGCGACGCCGCCCACGACCTGCCCGGCCACCACCCCAAGCTCCTGGCCAACGCCCTGGCCCAGGCCCAGGCGCTGCTGCAAGGCAAGCAGGACGAGGGCGGCCACAAGCATTTCCCCGGCAACCGCCCCAGCACCTTCTTCGTCCTGGAAAAGCTGACCCCCGCATCGCTGGGAGCCTTGATCGCCCTCTACGAACACCGGGTCTTTGTCAGCGGCGCGATCTGGGGCATCAACAGCTTCGACCAATGGGGCGTGGAACTGGGCAAGGTCCTGGCAAGAGACATAGAGCCAAGGCTGGAAACAGGCGACACAACAGCCCTGGACCCCTCCACAGCCGGCCTGCTGGCCAGACTGCGCCAGCCAAGCTAA
- the tal gene encoding transaldolase, with translation MNQLDSLKQFTTVVADTGDFRQLAAYQPQDATTNPSLILKAVQKPEYRPLLDETVARFKGKALDEVVDRLLVRFGTEILSIIPGRVSTEVDARLSFDEEATYSRGERLIELYEGAGVHIDRVLIKVAATWEGIRAAERLERRGIRTNLTLLFSFAQAVACAAAGVQLISPFVGRIYDWHKKTAGSAWDEAARSGAHDPGVQSVRRIYEHYKHFGIRTEVMGASFRNIGQITALAGCDLLTISPELLAQLAASEAPLQRALDPEAAKSIALDAVEYDEAGFRYAHNEDAMATEKLAEGIRAFAVDAAKLDALLLA, from the coding sequence ATGAACCAACTCGACTCGCTCAAGCAATTCACCACCGTCGTCGCCGACACCGGCGATTTCCGCCAGCTCGCCGCCTACCAGCCGCAGGACGCGACCACCAATCCCTCGCTCATCCTCAAGGCGGTGCAGAAGCCCGAATACCGGCCGCTGCTCGACGAGACCGTGGCTCGCTTCAAGGGCAAGGCGCTCGACGAGGTGGTCGACCGCCTGCTGGTGCGCTTCGGCACCGAGATCCTGTCCATCATCCCGGGCCGCGTCTCCACCGAGGTCGATGCACGCCTGTCCTTCGACGAGGAAGCCACCTACAGCCGGGGCGAACGCCTGATCGAACTGTACGAAGGCGCCGGCGTGCACATCGACCGGGTGCTGATCAAGGTGGCCGCCACCTGGGAAGGCATACGCGCGGCCGAGCGCCTGGAGCGCCGCGGCATCCGCACCAACCTCACCCTGCTGTTCTCCTTCGCCCAGGCCGTGGCCTGCGCGGCGGCGGGCGTGCAGCTGATCTCGCCCTTCGTCGGCCGCATCTACGACTGGCACAAGAAGACCGCCGGCAGCGCCTGGGACGAGGCGGCCCGCTCCGGCGCCCACGACCCCGGCGTGCAGTCGGTGCGCCGCATCTACGAGCACTACAAGCACTTCGGCATCCGCACCGAGGTGATGGGCGCGAGTTTCCGCAACATCGGCCAGATCACCGCCCTGGCCGGCTGCGACCTGCTCACCATCAGCCCCGAACTGCTGGCCCAACTGGCCGCCAGCGAGGCCCCGCTGCAGCGCGCGCTCGACCCCGAGGCCGCGAAGTCGATCGCGCTCGACGCCGTCGAATACGACGAAGCGGGCTTCCGCTACGCCCACAACGAAGACGCCATGGCCACCGAGAAGCTGGCCGAAGGCATCCGCGCCTTCGCCGTCGATGCCGCCAAGCTCGACGCCCTGCTGCTGGCCTGA
- the zwf gene encoding glucose-6-phosphate dehydrogenase — MSFDLVLFGGTGDLAWRKLMPALFQAFRHGSLPAGGRIIGVARDDLTDQAYRELIQARFEEVEGAKRPNAAEFEKFASLLHFVRLDLSKPEDYARLKERLDSRSADTVVMYLATSPALFTTACEQIGKSGLATPRTRIVLEKPLGHDLASNRQINETVRSVFEEQQIFRIDHYLGKPAVQNLFALRFGNALFEPIWKREYIANIQITIAEDLGVEKRGAFYENTGALRDMVQNHALQLLCAVGMEPPIDSSADAIRDEKLKVLRSLKPWTQESLERHTVRGQYIAGTAYGERVQGYREEPGVDPDSRTETFVALRTEIQNWRWSGVPFYIRTGKRLASRDARIEVNFRPTPHPIFPAPEGASNQLAISLQPKDGLELHLLAQGQDGRGKGARADGTALSPVQLDLDFDKRFGAERVGAYERLLLDVIAGRLNLFVRSDEQEAAWRWVEPILDFWQTGKPRSYAAGTWGPSASSAMIARDGYNWSEENG; from the coding sequence ATGTCCTTCGACCTCGTCCTCTTCGGCGGCACCGGCGACCTCGCCTGGCGCAAGCTGATGCCCGCGTTGTTCCAGGCCTTTCGCCACGGCAGCCTGCCGGCCGGCGGTCGCATCATCGGCGTCGCGCGTGACGATTTGACGGACCAGGCCTATCGCGAGCTGATCCAGGCCCGCTTCGAGGAGGTGGAGGGCGCCAAGCGGCCCAACGCGGCGGAGTTCGAGAAGTTCGCCAGCCTGCTGCATTTCGTGCGGTTGGATCTCTCCAAGCCCGAAGACTATGCCCGGCTCAAGGAGCGGCTCGACAGCCGCTCGGCAGATACCGTGGTGATGTACCTGGCCACCTCGCCGGCCCTGTTCACCACCGCCTGCGAGCAGATCGGCAAGTCGGGCCTGGCCACGCCGCGCACCCGCATCGTGCTGGAAAAGCCGCTGGGCCACGACCTGGCCAGCAACCGCCAGATCAACGAGACGGTGCGTTCGGTGTTCGAGGAACAGCAGATCTTCCGCATCGACCACTACCTGGGCAAGCCCGCGGTGCAGAACCTGTTCGCCCTGCGTTTCGGCAATGCCCTGTTCGAGCCGATCTGGAAACGCGAATACATCGCCAACATCCAGATCACCATCGCCGAGGACCTGGGCGTGGAAAAGCGCGGCGCCTTCTACGAGAACACCGGCGCGCTGCGCGACATGGTGCAGAACCATGCGCTGCAGCTGCTCTGCGCGGTGGGCATGGAGCCGCCGATCGACTCCAGCGCCGATGCGATCCGCGACGAGAAACTGAAGGTGCTGCGCTCGCTCAAGCCCTGGACCCAGGAATCGCTGGAGCGCCACACCGTGCGCGGCCAGTACATCGCCGGCACCGCCTACGGCGAGCGGGTGCAGGGCTACCGCGAGGAGCCGGGCGTGGACCCGGACAGCCGCACCGAGACCTTCGTGGCCCTGCGCACCGAGATCCAGAACTGGCGCTGGAGCGGCGTGCCCTTCTACATCCGCACCGGCAAGCGCCTGGCCTCGCGCGATGCGCGCATCGAGGTGAATTTCCGGCCGACGCCGCATCCGATCTTCCCGGCGCCCGAAGGCGCATCGAACCAGCTGGCGATCAGCCTGCAGCCCAAGGACGGGCTGGAGCTGCACCTGCTGGCCCAGGGCCAGGACGGCCGCGGCAAGGGCGCGCGGGCCGACGGCACCGCCCTTTCGCCGGTGCAGCTCGACCTGGACTTCGACAAGCGTTTCGGCGCCGAACGCGTGGGCGCGTACGAACGCCTTCTGCTGGACGTGATCGCCGGCCGGCTCAACCTCTTCGTGCGTTCCGACGAGCAGGAAGCCGCCTGGCGCTGGGTGGAACCCATCCTCGACTTCTGGCAGACCGGCAAGCCGCGCAGCTATGCGGCGGGCACCTGGGGGCCGAGTGCTTCCAGCGCCATGATCGCGCGCGACGGCTACAACTGGTCCGAAGAGAATGGTTGA
- a CDS encoding MurR/RpiR family transcriptional regulator has translation MLERIRASLASLAPAEQRVGKLVLEDPRVFAQLPVTELADRAHVSKPTVVRFCRSIGYDGLADFKLKLAGSVSEGVPFVHRSVDSDDKTGDVMVKVIDNTVAAFLRYRNEASTAMLERAAVALSATYRTGRRIEFYGAGNSGIVAQDAQHKFFRLGITSIAYSDGHMQVMGATMLGPGDCLVIISNSGRTRDLMDAADIARRNGATTITITASGSPLAAAGHIHLAADHPEGYDRYSPMVSRLLHLMVIDILATCVALRIGSPLQPILQQMKSNLRSKRYA, from the coding sequence ATGCTGGAGCGCATCCGCGCGTCGCTCGCCTCCCTGGCCCCGGCTGAGCAGCGTGTCGGCAAGCTGGTGCTGGAGGACCCGCGCGTGTTCGCCCAGCTGCCGGTGACCGAGCTGGCCGACCGCGCCCATGTCAGCAAGCCGACGGTGGTGCGTTTCTGCCGCAGCATCGGCTACGACGGCCTGGCCGACTTCAAGTTGAAGCTCGCCGGCAGCGTCAGCGAAGGCGTGCCCTTCGTGCACCGCAGCGTGGACAGCGACGACAAGACCGGCGACGTGATGGTCAAGGTGATCGACAACACCGTCGCCGCCTTCCTGCGCTACCGCAACGAGGCCAGCACCGCGATGCTGGAGCGGGCCGCCGTGGCGCTGTCCGCCACCTACCGCACCGGCCGGCGCATCGAGTTCTACGGCGCCGGCAATTCCGGCATCGTGGCGCAGGACGCGCAGCACAAGTTCTTCCGCCTGGGCATCACCTCGATCGCCTACAGCGACGGCCATATGCAGGTGATGGGCGCGACCATGCTCGGGCCGGGCGACTGCCTGGTGATCATCAGCAATTCGGGCCGCACCCGCGACCTGATGGACGCGGCCGACATCGCGCGGCGCAACGGCGCCACCACCATCACCATCACCGCCAGCGGCTCGCCCCTGGCCGCCGCCGGCCACATCCACCTGGCGGCCGACCATCCCGAGGGCTACGACCGCTACAGCCCGATGGTGTCGCGCCTGCTGCACCTGATGGTGATCGACATCCTGGCGACCTGCGTGGCCCTGCGCATCGGCAGCCCGCTGCAGCCGATCCTGCAGCAGATGAAGTCGAACCTCAGAAGTAAACGCTACGCGTAG